One Equus caballus isolate H_3958 breed thoroughbred chromosome 14, TB-T2T, whole genome shotgun sequence DNA segment encodes these proteins:
- the LOC138917353 gene encoding uncharacterized protein, with amino-acid sequence MTLILTHNLTVTLPCPRTSPETYPWTSPGPHSNPLPAFALSLTMALTLTLTLTLTLTLTLTLTLTITLALTLALTLTLTLTITLTLTLALTLALTLALTLTLTLALTLTLTLALTLTLTLALTLTLTLTITLALTLTFTLTLTLALTLALTLTLALTLTLTLTLALTLTLTLALTLALTLTFALTLALALTLALTLALTLTFALTLALALTLTLTLTITLALTLTFTLALTLALTLALTLTFALTLTLALTLALTLTFALTLTLALTLALTLTFALTLTLTLTLALTLTLTLALTLALTLTLTLTLTLTLTLALTLALTLILTLALTLALTLILTLALTLALTLTLTLTITLALTLALTLTLTLTITLALTLTFTLTFALTLTLALTLTFTLALTLALRMALAPALCVLQLLPLWSPVFFAL; translated from the coding sequence ATGACCCTCATCCTGACCCACAACCTGACTGtcaccctcccctgccccaggaccTCCCCTGAGACCTACCCCTGGACCTCACCTGGGCCTCACTCTAaccctctgcctgcctttgctcTGAGCCTCACCATGGCCCtcaccctgaccctgaccctgaccctcacCCTGACCCTCACCCTGACCCTCACCTTGACCATCACCCTGGCTCTCACCCTGGCCCTCACCCTGACCCTCACCTTGACCATCACCCTGACCCTCACCCTGGCCCTCACCCTGGCCCTCACCCTGGCCCTCACCCTGACCCTCACCCTGGCCCTCACCCTGACCCTCACCCTGGCCCTCACCCTGACCCTCACCCTGGCTCTCACCCTGACCCTCACCTTGACCATCACCCTGGCTCTCACCCTGACCTTCACCCTGACCCTCACCCTGGCCCTCACCCTGGCTCTCACCCTGACCCTCGCCCTGACCCTCACCCTGACCCTCACCCTGGCCCTCACCCTGACCCTCACCCTGGCCCTCACCCTGGCCCTCACCCTGACCTTCGCCCTGACCCTCGCCCTGGCCCTCACCCTGGCCCTCACCCTGGCCCTCACCCTGACCTTCGCCCTGACCCTCGCCCTGGCCCTCACCCTGACCCTCACCTTGACCATCACCCTGGCTCTCACCCTGACCTTCACCCTGGCCCTCACCCTGGCCCTCACCCTGGCTCTCACCCTGACCTTCGCCCTGACCCTCACCCTGGCCCTCACCCTGGCTCTCACCCTGACCTTCGCCCTGACCCTCACCCTGGCCCTCACCCTGGCTCTCACCCTGACCTTCGCCCTGACCCTCACCCTGACCCTCACCCTGGCCCTCACCCTGACCCTCACCCTGGCCCTCACCCTGGCCCTCACCCTGACCCTCACCCTGACCCTCACCCTGACCCTCACCCTGGCCCTCACCCTGGCCCTCACCCTGATCCTCACCCTGGCCCTCACCCTGGCCCTCACCCTGATCCTCACCCTGGCCCTCACCCTGGCCCTCACCCTGACCCTCACCTTGACCATCACCCTGGCTCTCACCCTGGCCCTCACCCTGACCCTCACCTTGACCATCACCCTGGCTCTCACCCTGACCTTCACCCTGACCTTCGCCCTGACCCTCACCCTGGCTCTCACCCTGACCTTCACCCTGGCCCTCACCCTGGCCCTCCGTATGGCCCTCGCCCCCGCACTGTGTGTTCTGCAGCTGCTGCCTCTCTGGTCCCCCGTTTTCTTTGCCCTGTGA
- the IBA57 gene encoding putative transferase CAF17, mitochondrial isoform X3: protein MSHRHGTGTSLRSSFLCGLLERTDQAPAFLLECDRAALGALQRHLALHRVRRKVTVEPRPELRVWAVLPGSPEEACGAAPLQEPAGSVAILARDPRTSRMGWRLLAEGQGPALVPGGRLGELQDYHRHRYQQGVPEGVHDLPPGVALPLESNLAFMNGVSFTKGCYVGQELTARTHHMGVIRKRLFPVQFSGPLPASGIAPGTSVLTESGQAAGKYRAGQGDVGLALLQLEKIRGPLHIRTAKSGRVALTASVPDWWPTAPK from the exons ATGAGCCACAGACATGGCACAGGAACAAGCCTCCGTAGCTCCTTCCTCTGTGG GCTCCTCGAGCGCACGGACCAGGCGCCCGCCTTCCTCCTGGAGTGTGACCGCGCTGCGCTGGGTGCTCTGCAGAGGCACCTAGCGCTCCACAGGGTCCGGCGGAAGGTCACGGTGGAGCCGCGCCCCGAGCTGCGCGTGTGGGCCGTGCTTCCCGGCTCCCCGGAGGAGGCCTGCGGGGCCGCACCGCTGCAGGAGCCGGCCGGGAGCGTCGCCATCCTCGCTCGCGACCCCCGCACCTCCCGCATGGGTTGGCGGCTCCTGGCCGAGGGCCAGGGCCCGGCCCTGGTGCCCGGAGGCCGGCTGGGGGAGCTCCAGGATTATCACCGGCACCGGTATCAACAAG GCGTTCCCGAGGGGGTCCATGACCTGCCCCCAGGAGTGGCCCTTCCTCTGGAGTCCAACCTGGCCTTCATGAACGGTGTCAGCTTCACCAAGGGCTGCTACGTGGGCCAGGAGCTGACGGCACGCACCCACCACATGGGGGTCATCCGCAAGCGCCTCTTCCCGGTGCAGTTCTCCGGCCCCCTCCCTGCCAGCGGCATCGCTCCCGGCACCTCCGTGCTCACGGAGTCGGGGCAGGCAGCCGGCAAGTACAGGGCAGGCCAGGGGGacgtggggctggcccttctGCAGTTGGAGAAGATCAGGGGCCCTCTCCACATCAGAACTGCCAAGAGTGGCCGGGTGGCTCTAACCGCATCAGTGCCGGACTGGTGGCCCACAGCCCCCAAGTAG